A stretch of the Medicago truncatula cultivar Jemalong A17 chromosome 5, MtrunA17r5.0-ANR, whole genome shotgun sequence genome encodes the following:
- the LOC11436417 gene encoding probable helicase MAGATAMA 3 isoform X2 — protein sequence MEKTRNGSEENLKLGSLIDIVLSWTLEDALNENLYKDKVHKIPETFKSATDYKNSFIPLLFEETRADLSSSLSGVSQAALCEIKNVEHSKQLKLRKAQNQFIQFHHTIWLKSTTDYEPASGDLIAITYIRPKSLNDLNTLNSPYHIAYLNGGKNRFSDRITVLSSKCMKMDVDTLSRKNNTQKMYVVYIMNMTTNVRIWKALHSKSKGDHLNIIEKVLQPNLNSGENCKICMSGSNSQASFITKDIIRSQNLNESQQDAVTSCVRMVDCSHANTKLIWGPPGTGKTKTVACLLFSLLKLKSRTLTCAPTNTAILQVAIRLHSLVTDSLDHDTYGLGDIVLFGNGKRMKVDSYPGLEDIFLDYRVKNLMQCYAEWNHSLVAIIEFLSDPSKQYFLEMSKKDFVMDKNRILASAYHAYKINKGNHGLIMRFENYVQKARTEITKLYQLDENDKKECMLTIERFVKQRIDKLRMNRVNFFMTVFTSLMQLFEDPREQIFSKMGYKSLDDFATNSIVVSAYSAYKQNIRYDKYDDSLTFEGYVKRARKDIIELYQSIMTMEQFVKQRYLELREKLKFLLLTLYIHMPKSFISVNNILQALDSLKSLEISLSQAKFKQAVDDCEEESIPACFGPSSLERKDCLHILSFLSKSISLPDFKVRHQVEKFCLSNASLILCTVSSSIKLYSEEKSPVKFLVIDEAAMLKECESTIPLQLPGLCHCILIGDERQLPALVKSKIADECEFGRSMFERLVTSGYKRHMLNVQYRMHPSISLFPCKEFYDGKISDAVIVGKEKYNKHFLEGKMYASYSFINIAKGKEQFGRENSLKNMVEVAVISKILESLKHEFMRTKKKVSIGIISPYNAQVFEIQEKVKQYIAVSDTDFSVSVRSVDGFQGGEEDIIIISTVRSNESGKVGFLSNRQRVNVAITRARYCLWILGNAATLINSDSVWRNVVLDAKRRDCFHNAAENKKLARAINDVLFEIKLLDGSESPFKKLSLGGKSEKPTTSSSSRAPKQRW from the exons ATGGAGAAGACTAGAAATGGAAGTGAAGAGAATCTTAAACTCGGGAGTCTTATAGATATTGTACTCTCTTGGACCCTCGAGGATGCTCTCAATGAAAATCTTTACAAAGACAAG GTTCATAAGATTCCAGAGACATTTAAGTCAGCAACAGATTACAAGAACTCTTTTATTCCTCTATTGTTTGAGGAAACACGCGCTGATTTATCTTCAAGCTTGTCTGGTGTGTCTCAAGCTGCTCTTTGTGAAATCAAGAATGTCGAACACAGCAAGCAGTTGAAACTTCGCAAAgctcaaaatcaattcattcagtTCCATCATACCATATGGTTGAAGAGTACAACTGATTATGAACCTGCGTCAGGAGATCTTATTGCTATTACATACATCAGGCCAAAAAGCTTAAATGACTTGAACACACTTAACAGTCCCTACCATATTGCCTATCTTAATGGGGGTAAAAATAGATTTTCTGATAGAATCACAGTTCTATCTTCCAAATGCATGAAGATGGATGTTGACACTCTATCCAGGAAAAACAATACACAGAAAATGTATGTTGTATACATTATGAACATGACAACAAATGTTCGTATTTGGAAAGCCTTGCACTCAAAGTCAAAAGGTGACCACCTCAAcattattgaaaaagttttgcAACCTAATCTCAAT AGTGGAGAGAACTGCAAAATTTGCATGTCTGGATCAAATAGTCAAGCCTCTTTCATTACGAAAGACATAATTCGATCTCAGAATCTGAATGAATCCCAACAAGATGCGGTTACAAGCTGTGTTCGTATGGTAGATTGCTCTCATGCTAATACCAAACTGATATGGGGACCACCAGGGACAGGAAAAACAAAGACTGTTGCATGCTTGCTTTTTTCTCTACTCAAGTTGAAATCAAGAACATTGACCTGTGCTCCAACTAATACTGCAATTTTGCAGGTGGCAATTCGTTTGCATAGTTTAGTTACAGATTCACTTGACCATGATACATATGGTTTAGGTGACATTGTGCTATTTGGCAATGGGAAAAGAATGAAAGTGGATAGTTATCCAGGTCTTGAAGATATCTTTCTTGATTATCGCGTGAAAAATCTCATGCAGTGCTATGCTGAATGGAACCATAGTTTGGTAGCAATTATCGAATTTCTTAGTGATCCTAGCAAACAATATTTCTTGGAGATGTCCAAAAAGGATTTTGTTATGGATAAAAATAGGATTTTAGCATCTGCATATCATGCATACAAGATAAATAAGGGGAACCATGGTCTAATTATGAGGTTTGAGAATTATGTTCAGAAGGCTCGGACAGAAATCACTAAGCTATACCAATTGGATGAGAATGACAAAAAGGAATGTATGTTGACAATTGAGCGATTTGTGAAACAGAGAATTGATAAACTAAGAATGAATAGAGTCAATTTCTTCATGACCGTATTTACAAGCTTAATGCAGCTGTTTGAGGACCCTAGAGAGCAAATTTTCTCAAAGATGGGTTACAAGTCCCTTGATGATTTTGCTACAAATAGTATTGTAGTATCTGCATATAGTGCATACAAGCAAAATATAAGGTATGATAAATATGATGATTCTTTGACTTTTGAGGGATATGTGAAGAGAGCAAGGAAAGATATTATAGAGCTATACCAAAGTATCATGACCATGGAGCAATTTGTGAAGCAGAGATATTTAGAATTAAGAGAGAAGCTAAAGTTCTTGCTACTTACCTTATACATCCACATGCCAAAATCTTTCATTTCAGTGAACAATATTCTCCAAGCTCTTGACTCGTTAAAATCACTGGAAATTTCCTTGAGTCAAGCCAAATTTAAGCAAGCTGTTGATGATTGTGAAGAAGAAAGCATTCCTGCTTGCTTTGGACCATCAAGTTTGGAAAGAAAGGATTGCCTTCACATACTAAGTTTCCTTTCCAAGTCAATTTCGCTTCCTGATTTTAAAGTGAGACATCAAGTGGAAAAGTTTTGCTTGTCAAATGCTAGTCTAATTTTGTGTACTGTATCAAGCTCTATCAAACTTTACTCAGAAGAGAAGAGTCCGGTGAAATTTTTAGTTATTGATGAAGCAGCTATGCTAAAAGAATGCGAGTCAACCATTCCATTGCAGCTTCCTGGTCTCTGTCATTGTATCCTAATAGGTGATGAGAGGCAACTTCCTGCATTGGTAAAAAGCAAG attGCAGACGAGTGTGAATTTGGACGAAGTATGTTCGAGAGGCTAGTTACTTCAGGCTACAAGAGGCATATGCTTAATGTTCAGTATAGAATGCATCCATCAATTAGCTTATTTCCATGCAAAGAGTTTTATGATGGAAAAATTTCTGATGCCGTCATTGTtgggaaagaaaaatataataagcatttccttgaaggAAAAATGTATGCttcttattcttttattaaCATAGCCAAGGGAAAAGAACAATTTGGTCGCGAAAACAGTTTGAAGAACATGGTTGAGGTAGCTGTTATTTCCAAGATACTTGAAAGCCTAAAACATG AATTTATGAGGACAAAGAAGAAAGTGAGCATAGGCATCATATCTCCATATAATGCTCAAGTTTTTGAAATTCAAGAGAAAGTTAAGCAGTACATTGCGGTTTCTGATACCGACTTCTCTGTTAGTGTCCGGTCTGTTGATGGTTTTCAAGGCGGCGAGGaagatataataataatatcaactGTAAGATCAAATGAGAGTGGAAAAGTGGGGTTTCTTTCCAATAGACAAAGAGTTAATGTGGCAATCACTAGGGCTAG ATATTGCCTTTGGATATTAGGAAATGCAGCTACTCTAATCAACAGTGACTCGGTTTGGAGAAATGTAGTTCTTGATGCTAAGAGAAGAGATTGTTTCCATAATGCTGCAGAGAACAAGAAATTGGCCCGGGCTATTAATGATGTCTTGTTCGAGATCAAACTACTTGATGGATCTGAGTCGCCATTTAAGAAACTCAGTTTAGGTGGAAAATCAGAAAAACCAACTACTTCCTCCAGCTCTAG GGCACCTAAACAAAGGTGGTGA
- the LOC11436417 gene encoding probable helicase MAGATAMA 3 isoform X1, which produces MEQRMEKTRNGSEENLKLGSLIDIVLSWTLEDALNENLYKDKVHKIPETFKSATDYKNSFIPLLFEETRADLSSSLSGVSQAALCEIKNVEHSKQLKLRKAQNQFIQFHHTIWLKSTTDYEPASGDLIAITYIRPKSLNDLNTLNSPYHIAYLNGGKNRFSDRITVLSSKCMKMDVDTLSRKNNTQKMYVVYIMNMTTNVRIWKALHSKSKGDHLNIIEKVLQPNLNSGENCKICMSGSNSQASFITKDIIRSQNLNESQQDAVTSCVRMVDCSHANTKLIWGPPGTGKTKTVACLLFSLLKLKSRTLTCAPTNTAILQVAIRLHSLVTDSLDHDTYGLGDIVLFGNGKRMKVDSYPGLEDIFLDYRVKNLMQCYAEWNHSLVAIIEFLSDPSKQYFLEMSKKDFVMDKNRILASAYHAYKINKGNHGLIMRFENYVQKARTEITKLYQLDENDKKECMLTIERFVKQRIDKLRMNRVNFFMTVFTSLMQLFEDPREQIFSKMGYKSLDDFATNSIVVSAYSAYKQNIRYDKYDDSLTFEGYVKRARKDIIELYQSIMTMEQFVKQRYLELREKLKFLLLTLYIHMPKSFISVNNILQALDSLKSLEISLSQAKFKQAVDDCEEESIPACFGPSSLERKDCLHILSFLSKSISLPDFKVRHQVEKFCLSNASLILCTVSSSIKLYSEEKSPVKFLVIDEAAMLKECESTIPLQLPGLCHCILIGDERQLPALVKSKIADECEFGRSMFERLVTSGYKRHMLNVQYRMHPSISLFPCKEFYDGKISDAVIVGKEKYNKHFLEGKMYASYSFINIAKGKEQFGRENSLKNMVEVAVISKILESLKHEFMRTKKKVSIGIISPYNAQVFEIQEKVKQYIAVSDTDFSVSVRSVDGFQGGEEDIIIISTVRSNESGKVGFLSNRQRVNVAITRARYCLWILGNAATLINSDSVWRNVVLDAKRRDCFHNAAENKKLARAINDVLFEIKLLDGSESPFKKLSLGGKSEKPTTSSSSRAPKQRW; this is translated from the exons ATGGAA CAAAGGATGGAGAAGACTAGAAATGGAAGTGAAGAGAATCTTAAACTCGGGAGTCTTATAGATATTGTACTCTCTTGGACCCTCGAGGATGCTCTCAATGAAAATCTTTACAAAGACAAG GTTCATAAGATTCCAGAGACATTTAAGTCAGCAACAGATTACAAGAACTCTTTTATTCCTCTATTGTTTGAGGAAACACGCGCTGATTTATCTTCAAGCTTGTCTGGTGTGTCTCAAGCTGCTCTTTGTGAAATCAAGAATGTCGAACACAGCAAGCAGTTGAAACTTCGCAAAgctcaaaatcaattcattcagtTCCATCATACCATATGGTTGAAGAGTACAACTGATTATGAACCTGCGTCAGGAGATCTTATTGCTATTACATACATCAGGCCAAAAAGCTTAAATGACTTGAACACACTTAACAGTCCCTACCATATTGCCTATCTTAATGGGGGTAAAAATAGATTTTCTGATAGAATCACAGTTCTATCTTCCAAATGCATGAAGATGGATGTTGACACTCTATCCAGGAAAAACAATACACAGAAAATGTATGTTGTATACATTATGAACATGACAACAAATGTTCGTATTTGGAAAGCCTTGCACTCAAAGTCAAAAGGTGACCACCTCAAcattattgaaaaagttttgcAACCTAATCTCAAT AGTGGAGAGAACTGCAAAATTTGCATGTCTGGATCAAATAGTCAAGCCTCTTTCATTACGAAAGACATAATTCGATCTCAGAATCTGAATGAATCCCAACAAGATGCGGTTACAAGCTGTGTTCGTATGGTAGATTGCTCTCATGCTAATACCAAACTGATATGGGGACCACCAGGGACAGGAAAAACAAAGACTGTTGCATGCTTGCTTTTTTCTCTACTCAAGTTGAAATCAAGAACATTGACCTGTGCTCCAACTAATACTGCAATTTTGCAGGTGGCAATTCGTTTGCATAGTTTAGTTACAGATTCACTTGACCATGATACATATGGTTTAGGTGACATTGTGCTATTTGGCAATGGGAAAAGAATGAAAGTGGATAGTTATCCAGGTCTTGAAGATATCTTTCTTGATTATCGCGTGAAAAATCTCATGCAGTGCTATGCTGAATGGAACCATAGTTTGGTAGCAATTATCGAATTTCTTAGTGATCCTAGCAAACAATATTTCTTGGAGATGTCCAAAAAGGATTTTGTTATGGATAAAAATAGGATTTTAGCATCTGCATATCATGCATACAAGATAAATAAGGGGAACCATGGTCTAATTATGAGGTTTGAGAATTATGTTCAGAAGGCTCGGACAGAAATCACTAAGCTATACCAATTGGATGAGAATGACAAAAAGGAATGTATGTTGACAATTGAGCGATTTGTGAAACAGAGAATTGATAAACTAAGAATGAATAGAGTCAATTTCTTCATGACCGTATTTACAAGCTTAATGCAGCTGTTTGAGGACCCTAGAGAGCAAATTTTCTCAAAGATGGGTTACAAGTCCCTTGATGATTTTGCTACAAATAGTATTGTAGTATCTGCATATAGTGCATACAAGCAAAATATAAGGTATGATAAATATGATGATTCTTTGACTTTTGAGGGATATGTGAAGAGAGCAAGGAAAGATATTATAGAGCTATACCAAAGTATCATGACCATGGAGCAATTTGTGAAGCAGAGATATTTAGAATTAAGAGAGAAGCTAAAGTTCTTGCTACTTACCTTATACATCCACATGCCAAAATCTTTCATTTCAGTGAACAATATTCTCCAAGCTCTTGACTCGTTAAAATCACTGGAAATTTCCTTGAGTCAAGCCAAATTTAAGCAAGCTGTTGATGATTGTGAAGAAGAAAGCATTCCTGCTTGCTTTGGACCATCAAGTTTGGAAAGAAAGGATTGCCTTCACATACTAAGTTTCCTTTCCAAGTCAATTTCGCTTCCTGATTTTAAAGTGAGACATCAAGTGGAAAAGTTTTGCTTGTCAAATGCTAGTCTAATTTTGTGTACTGTATCAAGCTCTATCAAACTTTACTCAGAAGAGAAGAGTCCGGTGAAATTTTTAGTTATTGATGAAGCAGCTATGCTAAAAGAATGCGAGTCAACCATTCCATTGCAGCTTCCTGGTCTCTGTCATTGTATCCTAATAGGTGATGAGAGGCAACTTCCTGCATTGGTAAAAAGCAAG attGCAGACGAGTGTGAATTTGGACGAAGTATGTTCGAGAGGCTAGTTACTTCAGGCTACAAGAGGCATATGCTTAATGTTCAGTATAGAATGCATCCATCAATTAGCTTATTTCCATGCAAAGAGTTTTATGATGGAAAAATTTCTGATGCCGTCATTGTtgggaaagaaaaatataataagcatttccttgaaggAAAAATGTATGCttcttattcttttattaaCATAGCCAAGGGAAAAGAACAATTTGGTCGCGAAAACAGTTTGAAGAACATGGTTGAGGTAGCTGTTATTTCCAAGATACTTGAAAGCCTAAAACATG AATTTATGAGGACAAAGAAGAAAGTGAGCATAGGCATCATATCTCCATATAATGCTCAAGTTTTTGAAATTCAAGAGAAAGTTAAGCAGTACATTGCGGTTTCTGATACCGACTTCTCTGTTAGTGTCCGGTCTGTTGATGGTTTTCAAGGCGGCGAGGaagatataataataatatcaactGTAAGATCAAATGAGAGTGGAAAAGTGGGGTTTCTTTCCAATAGACAAAGAGTTAATGTGGCAATCACTAGGGCTAG ATATTGCCTTTGGATATTAGGAAATGCAGCTACTCTAATCAACAGTGACTCGGTTTGGAGAAATGTAGTTCTTGATGCTAAGAGAAGAGATTGTTTCCATAATGCTGCAGAGAACAAGAAATTGGCCCGGGCTATTAATGATGTCTTGTTCGAGATCAAACTACTTGATGGATCTGAGTCGCCATTTAAGAAACTCAGTTTAGGTGGAAAATCAGAAAAACCAACTACTTCCTCCAGCTCTAG GGCACCTAAACAAAGGTGGTGA